gtaaaaagtacattattttctttagaaatgtaaaagtaaaagtagtcaaaaatatgaatattaAAGTAAAGATAACCAAAGTGTTAAGTAGTAGAAATCATTTGTACTGAATgttagaggaaattatggttgaaatgacttatgtatacattccaatcagaactgactagtccaaatgctataatgtactgtacatatgaattttctctcttgctctcattcccaattgtatataatgtagtcaggagtttagtaacaatgaaggtctgttccttagttcattcagttgtacaaatctccaggtggcGGGAACGGCCCATCTCCAGATTGTCTAGAATGTTGATTTatactgactggccttgacttcatgCTGATAACGAGAAGGCTCGAGAGCTAGAGGGCCCCTCTACTTGTGAAATAGATAGAAcgtttagaaaacgctgacgtcattttcagtttataacctgtggaaatatgtgtatgtggcAGTACTCACTTGAATTAAACGCTGTTACctttggcttttaagactggtctcaatctacttcatgcataattaatgaacttacacctcATTAATGGATTAGAACGAGTGCGAATCTGTTTTGGctgtaaaacatacaggaatttagaaattccactaacactgaagtactttacaccctGTTGGGGGTCCTGGTTGGTGCTCTGGGTCTGGGGGtgcctagagggagagagatactcaTGAAGAACTAAGACGATATGTAACTAAATTAACATAGTTGAGAGACAGGTGCACTTActtcggggcggcagggtagcctagtggttagagcgttggactagtaaccgaaagtttgcaagtttgaatccccgagctgacaaggtacaaatctgtcattctgcccctgaacaggcagttaaccctctgttcctaggctgtcattgaaaataagaatttgttcttaaccgacttgcctagtaagATAAAATTACAAGAATATTCTGTGAAACAGGAACCTGTAACAAGAAATGCATACTATTGTATAGGGTCATTTATGTTTTAAACTATTGTACTTAGAAATGTTTCTAACTAAACATGAACTAAAAGGTTAAATGATTATAAAAACACCAAAGGTGAGATTTTTGTTGTTATCGACACAGCCGGACGAGGAGAATGACCAGTAGAACACCAGCAACAGCCAGACCCACAACCACTCCTACTAGGACTGATGTAGAGGATCCAGGAGCTACgactggagagagaacagtaaaacaccatcagactctgaacaaaaatattaactcaacgtgcaacaatttctatgattttactgagttacagttcaaataaggaaatcagtcaattgaaaaaattatatggatttcacatgactggggagGGGAGTAGCTATGGGTTGGAGTAACTCCCCAGTTGGAGCCAGACCCACATACTGGAGAGCCAGGCACAGTCAATCAGAATGACTTTTCCCCCGAAaagtgctttattacagacagaaatactcctcagcaccccccctcacccctcagaTGATCTGCAGGTGAAGATGTcagatgtggagatcctgggctggaGTATAGACCGGCCTATATCTTTTGATAATTTAGTTGAGAGATTATATTTTCTATGGGGAGTACAAATCCAAACGTATGTTAACATCAACACTAAAATCACTATCACACGGATGATGAAAAGGTAACTTGTGATCAGAATAGTTCTTTCACCTCTTACTGTCATCCAGCTCTCTGGTGATTCTCCCTTGTCAGGGTATTTGCATGTGTAGAATCCTTCATCTGACTTGGATACTGTAGGGATGGTCATCTCTCCTGTGGTCTCATTCTTGATGAGTCTTCCATCTTTGTAGAAATCAGCCTTGATGTTTGAGCTGGTTGTCCAGTATTTGCAGCGCAGAGACAGAGTCTCCTTCAGTCAGGGGATGAACAGGGCTCTCCAGGATCATATCACCATCTGTGTaacataatatataaataatactgTAAATCTGCATACTGTAGTCATAACACTCAAAATATTATGATCTTGTATTTTATAAGAGATGCAATTCAGTTACAGAATTGAACATACTTTCATACAttgaaatgttgttgttttgtgtgtgaATGTCATACAATAGACATACCAGCCACTGATGTTGACAGCATTACTGTACTCTCCTGATCCAGACTCACACCAGTACACTCCACTATACCATGTGTCTGAGTAACTGATGGTACATGTAGACCCTGTTATTGATCCCCAGTTAGAGACACACCCTGACTCTACTCCTCTGTCTGTGTATCTCTTCAGTCTCAATCTGGTAGAGTTCACCTTCTCCTCACAGCTCAGTGAGAGAGACGTTGATCTAAAGTGTTGAGTTGTGTTGGGACTTATTCTGAGAGACACTGAAGGCTGCAGATCTGAAACAATGCAAGATAGTCAAATCTTTAGTTATATAGACACGAGGGTGACTTAAATATGATTCACAGAAGTTTCAATGCAGTAATTTACCTCCTGACCAGAGAAACTGAGGTACTCAGTACTCAGGACAGGTTGAGGTTTCTGTTTTTAGGCCAGAGAGAGTCAGTTTTCAAACTTTCAGTCTTAGCAACCCATGGAGATGTTTGCATGATTAGATAGACTTACCAGACAGTCAGTTGTACAGCATCACTGATCTTGGAGAACTTGTCTCCCTTTACACCCTCACAGGTATATGAACCACTGTTAGACCAGTAGACAGGACTGATTCTGTACTCAGGCTTTGTGTTAAAGGGGATCACTAACTGACTATTATTATACCATCTGTAGTTCCAGTCAgagtctcctcctccctgtatgtCACATCTCATAGTAACAGTCTCTCTAATGAATATCTGGGTCCAGTTGGGTTGGAGGGTCAGAACAGCAACAGGCCTCTCTGCATAGACACAACACAGACAACTAACTGAACAaactatttaaatatatttattaatCAATTGTTCTACTCATGAATATAGCTTCAAGTTACCTACAGTTGTTGGGATACAGTCAGCAGACAACATATTATACCCTACTTTCTATCAATGTAAAATAGCATCTTATTTATCATAAAACTGTTTTAGACTCACCAGTAACATGTATCTGGACTGGTTCACTGTACAGGGTGTAGTAGACTGGGTCTCCTCTCCCAGCTCTGCACCAGTACTGTCCTCCATCAGAGACCCTGACCCAGCTGAGTGCGTAGGCGTATCCAGAGGTTGTGGTTTCTGGTGTAGAGTCTAGTCTGTGTCTGTACCAGTAAAACTTCCATCCAGGAGACTCTGCAGTACAGCTCAGTGTCACTCTGTCTCCTGTGAATATGTTCTCTTTGTCTGAAGTCAGTGATGTCGACGGCTGATAATCTGTTGGTATTTCAATAGGTTTGAGTGGAAAGATCCACTTTACTGACACAAactacaacagcagcagcaacaacaacagcagcaacaaagTAACTCACCATTCACAGTGAGGGTAATAACATTACTTGGTTGTGAAGATGTGGGTCTGGatcttctctctccctgacaccagTAGAGACCCTGGTCAGACTCAGCAGCTCTACTGATGGTGAGAGTATCTCCTGTTATAGTGTGTCTGAAAGACTGGGATACTACATTATCATTCCTGTATTTGTACCACTGATAGTTCCAGATACTGTCAGATTCAGAGTAACTGTCTCTCCAGGGTACACAGGGTTTGGCTCTACACTCAGTTCAGCTTTGGGCAGGGCTATGAGAAAAGAGTATCAAATTAATCTGATTATTTGAACATTATTTGATATACATCATGTGTATACATTTCCAACGATTTAGCTGTAGGGGAGTATTGATAGTACATTTTAGGTGTACATACAGTTGCAgccaaatatattggcacccttgcactTTTCTTAAATAATTCCCTATATCTTCTAAAATAAGTTGATATTTACTGTCAGTATAGCGGGGCAGGGCTGAGAAAACAGATTTGCAGATTAGTTACATGCTATACATGACCAAAACTGGATACGAGTAGCTATTTCAAATGACTCTTTAAAGAGAAGTTCTCTCAGAATGTTCAGTTAGTGAACTTTGTTTTATTtttccaggtaagttgactgagaacacctTCTCATTTGtggcaacgacctggggaatagttacaggggaaagggggatgagccaattgtaaactggggattattaggtgaccgtgacggtttgaaggccagattgggaatttagccaggacaacagggttaacacccctactcttatgataagtgccatgggatctttaatgacctcagagagtcaggacacccgtttaatgtcccatccaaaatacagcaccctacacagggcagggTCCCCAATcaattttagaccagaggaaagaatgcctcctactggccctccaacaccacttccagcagcatctggtctcccatccagggagtGACCAGGAGCAACCTTGCTTAGCTTCAGATGCAAggcagcagtggtatgcagggtggtatgctgctggccatgTGAAccatgtgtgtggttgtgtatggtTAATGATGAAATGCAGCAAAATACATTCAGATGATTTACTCGCCTTGATTGTGTCCACAGATGAATAACGCACTCAGCACTGACACACTTAgataagagtgtgtgtgagagagagggagacagacagacgtagagggagaatgagagatagagaggaatacaaagagaaatagagagtgagaaagagagagagttaaagagagtgAAAAAAGAGAACTGACTAAATTACATTGACAGACTGAGAACAGGCATTGAGCTAGAAGTCGTATTGAATCTAAAAATATATTTGGTAAAAattacacaatgtatatagatttctAATGTTTCTCAGGCTCATTCAAAAACCGAATTAGAAGCTGCAACTCCATTCCTCTGTAAACACAGTGTAACCAAACAAAGTCATCATCTGATGCCATATGTATTGTGTATGGTTGACATACTTCATATTCCATAAATGAAACAATTTCTTGCCCAATAAATGAACTGAGTTCCATTCTGAGCCACTGGAAAGTGACTGAAGACACCAGCGTTTCCTCCGGACCGGAACCCTACAGTTCCTGTTGCTGTGAATCAAATTGAGCCTTATCAGAATTAGAAAGTTACAGATCTCGTTCAGGAGCTATTTAGAAGTTAACTGTGTGTGAAGGTTCTTGCATTAAATGTCAGGTCTGTCAACTGTTCAAATGAATAACCCAGGAAATGAGTGATCAGAGTGATAGATTAAATGTAAACAAGAAATGAATATGACAAGTgaactacagtatactgtatggtAAAATGACATTGTCCTTCTCTCTGAAAAGCAAGGAAAGCCCCACACACCTTTTCATGTATAGGCCTACTCATCTGCTCAACATCTAGGTTTTTACAGGTTGACATCTACAACCAtttctctatttgtctctctgaacACAGTAGAACAAGACAGCTTCACACACTCACCACTCTCATTCACAAACCCTCTGGGAGTGccatcagatgaagatcatcaaaggtaagtgattcattttaacgcaatatctgacttttgtgacacctctccttggttggaaaatggctgtatggttttctgtggctGGGCGCTAACCttacataatcgcatggtgtgctttcgccgtaaagcctttttgaaattgtaAACtgtctggattaacaagaagtttatctttaaaatggtgtatataacttgtatgtttgaggaattttaattatgagatttctgttgtttgaatttgtccctgcaatttcactggctgttggcgaggtgggacgctcacgtcccgaacgatcccagagaggttaaggagccttttggtcctagagttggcactccggtaccgcttgccatgcgggagcagagaaaacagtctatgacttgggtgactgaagTCTGACAATTTTAcaggcattcctctgacaccacctattatataggtcctggatagcaggaccTTTCAATCTCCTCAGGGGGGAaaaggctttgtcatgccctcttcaatactgtcttggtgtgtttggaccatgacacatcgttggtgatgtagacaccaaggaactcgACCCGCTCTACTactgccccgtcgatgttaatgggggcctgtttggcctGCCATTTCCTGTGgtacacgatcagctcctttgtcttgctcacattgagggagaggttgttgtcctggcaccacactgacaggtctctgacctcctgcctataggctgtctcatcgttgtctgtgatcagttgttgtgtcgtcagcaaacttaatgatggtgttggagtcgagttggccacgtagtcgtgggtgaacagggagaataggaggggactaagtacacacccgaGGGGcccgtgttgagaatcagcgaaGCAGACTTGTTGTTGCCAACCCTTACagcctgggggtggcccgtcaggaagtccaggatccagttgcagagggaggtgtttagtcccagggtccttagcttagtgatgagttttgtgggcaccatggtgttgaacactgagctgtagtcgataaacagcattctcacataggtgtttattttgtccagggggtaaagggcagtgtggattgCGACTGAGAtttcatcatctgtggatctgttggggcagtatgcgaattggagtgggtctaaggtatctgggaggatgctgttgatttTTAATATAatcaaaactgaacactaaacaaaataacaaaataacaactaGGAAGAAGGAACAAACGAAACAGTCTTGTCTAGTGAATACCACAAAAGCAGAAAATAAAtacccacgaaacacaggtggaaaaaggctacctaagtatgattctcaatcagagacaactaacgacacctgccataccagaaccataccaggccaagctcaaaaaccaacatagaaacacaaacagaCTGACCAtacaaaacaaagacaaaacaaaggaactcaCGCCCCCCACCAAAGGtaagactccggccgcaaaacctgaaagaCAAGAGATTGTCCGGATGGCAGCTCTGGAGTGAACTTCACCAGTTTTTCTCCGCTTAATCAgcctccgtggcctcttaaaAACGACAACCCttgccgccgacctcggactggggacccaagccccgggtcccgaatggacaggagattccggcagctctggagtgaagggcgattctggcagctcctggcagactggcggctccggcggctcaggacagacggggagactccggcggctcagCACAGACggggagactccggcggctcagCACAGACGGGGAGACTcacgaaacacaggtggaaaaaggctacctaagtatgattctcaatcagagacaactaacgacacctgcctctgattgagaaccataccaggccaaactcaaaaaccaacatagaaacacaaacattgactgcccaccccaactcacgccctgaccatactaaaacaaagaaaaaacaaaggaactaaggtcagaacgtgacacccacAAAATAAGAACAAGTGATATTTGATATTCAATACTAGTCTGCAGATAGGAATTCGGCATCATTGAACGTGAAGAACGaaaaccgccgaaacatccattctacaacaacatgaatgaatgtcactctgaactattcCCTCTAAccacgacagacagagagagagagagagagacggaaactCTCGAACAGAAACTAACTTTTCAGCAGAGATCCCGACGACACCCTGAGCGTAAATATacatattgattgcaattgttcccgaatgagggAGCGTTCATGTGccaaggattagcatttcaattgttataattatcaactgtgtgttgtcttctcagtcgacccccacttcccttttgtataacaagccgcgatgccggtttagcccactagggaacatTCCCCTATCAGTTCTTGTAACcacatttactttgtttgtttatgcatttctgtgaattacttagttagtaaataaatgatttaagacaattgatgtatggatgactcagtgaagactgggttcgtgcagataacaaACAATTTACGgcatttggaatgagactaacatgaggtaaagtaaataattaattaattcaaagactaattgatcagataaaaatatctattaggaaattataactttgtaatctgaatgttttccttggtgccccgacttcctagtcaattacagttacatgattaatctgtttaatcgcgtaataataattacagagaatctttgataaaaacgaagtcctcaatttaatgatagtaaagacacaacACCTGCATgcttgcctacctgtgtatgaccattgtctgcctgtgaccacgattcctgccttctgcaAAGGCAAAATAAACACCTGCCGCCCTCTGCGCATGAATCTACACCTTattctccctgagtattcattacagaATCCACAAGAACAAATAGGAATAGGTGACAGGCAGCAgagagcagtggtggaaaaagtatccaattgtcatacttgtgtaaaagtaaagataccttaatagaatatgactcaagtgaaagtcacccagtaaaatcctacttgagtagAAGTATAAAagtaattgcaaaaatatactaaagtataaatcatttcaaattccttatattaagcaaaccagactgcacaattacattttattttattttagttacagatagccaggggcacactcagacataatttacaaacaaagcatttgtgtttagtgagtctgccagatcagatgcagtagaaagtacattattttctttaggaatgtagtgaaggaaAATAAaatttgtcaaaaatataaatagtaccCAATAAAACTACTTAAgttgtactttaaagtatttttacttaagtactttataccactgGCAGAGATCTTGTTAAAGAACAATACAGTCATCTAGATTAGCATCATTAATTGTTATTGTTTTCATTAAAAACAGTTATTTAAATAACGGAAAAACTCTGACATTCCATTTGTAGCTCAAGAAGCTCATCTATTGATCTTGTTAAAGAACAATACAGTCATCTAGAttagcctacaacacaacaatGCAATGAATAATTGCATTATTGTTTTCAAATTATTCCAAAATTCTACTCTAGGCTGTAAAATGTTATTTAAATAACGGTGCAAAAACTCTGATTAGGTAggctaggtaggctagttgagaacaaacaGAGTTGAGAACAGTCTGGCTGTATGCTTGTCATCCTTCTCCCATATTGTCCTATAATAATGTGGCTATATATGCTCCCGGCAGGAgcagttctcatttgcaactgcaacctggccaagataaagcatagaaatttgacacatacaacaacacagagttacacatggaataaacaaaacatacagtcaataatacattagaaaaatatgtctatatacaaatctgagaaaatgaggtgagataaggaaggtaaatgcaaaaaaaggccatggtggcgaggtaaatacaatatagcaagtaaaactctggaatggtagatttgcagtggaagaatgtacaAAGTAGAattagaaataa
The window above is part of the Oncorhynchus gorbuscha isolate QuinsamMale2020 ecotype Even-year linkage group LG21, OgorEven_v1.0, whole genome shotgun sequence genome. Proteins encoded here:
- the LOC124008903 gene encoding LOW QUALITY PROTEIN: high affinity immunoglobulin gamma Fc receptor I-like (The sequence of the model RefSeq protein was modified relative to this genomic sequence to represent the inferred CDS: inserted 2 bases in 1 codon), which codes for MRLSLPKAELSVEPNPVYPGETVTLNLTVSGTISDYQPSTSLTSDKENIFTGDRVTLSCTAESPGWKFYWYRHRLDSTPETTTSGYAYALSWVRVSDGGQYWCRAGRGDPVYYTLYSEPVQIHVTERPVAVLTLQPNWTQIFIRETVTMRCDIQGGGDSDWNYRWYNNSQLVIPFNTKPEYRISPVYWSNSGSYTCEGVKGDKFSKISDAVQLTVCSDLQPSVSLRISPNTTQHFRSTSLSLSCEEKVNSTRLRLKRYTDRGVESGCVSNWGSITGSTCTISYSDTWYSGVYWCESGSGEYSNAVNISGWYVYYGDMILESPVHPLTEGDXLSLRCKYWTTSSNIKADFYKDGRLIKNETTGEMTIPTVSKSDEGFYTCKYPDKGESPESWMTVRVVAPGSSTSVLVGVVVGLAVAGVLLVILLVRLCR